TCGACAGATTTTAACTAGCTGGTCTTTTAATAGTGGGTGGCAATTACTAATAAAGAGGACCTTGTACTTCCTTTGCTAGGGATGCGCACTCTTGCTATGCTCGGGTCTAGCTCGCCGTAGGTCGGGGTTCTTTTAGCTTAGGATAGTACGAAACGCTACTACATTTAATAAGTGCGTCTTATTcaaaacaatattcaaaactggactattgattaataaaagaaatggctTTATATTGATACTACGGATACACGCCGACACGTGTGAAGATAAGCCACAGATTCTGATAAGTATTGGGAATTTGGATGTTAATAATTCCCTAAGTCTTTACCCTCCCTAGCATGGCAATgctacttaaaatatttacattgtcCCTTGCCCAAGTTCATAATAACTCTACCACATATTTAAGAAAGTGTTCAACATAAGTACTCGACAAACcattaaatctatttattcacaattcattatttttcaatatatcttcaattataattccatttatataaattcatttcactAAGCTGTTCCATTAAATCTCTTTTACGAACTAACAAATTTTAACCTACGTGTAATTATCCTAGTCATTATCTAACTTCTACTCTATATTTAGCGAGTAAAATAGGGTATATAAAGTAAAGTATAAGCAAATAGGTATAagtaattgaatataaaattagcaaatatattatacaatCTTTAGCCAAATGCagatcttattttatttagacGTTTGAGTGGCATTTTGTAGAGTTTTAATATAGgtaattcataaaaatgtttttgtatcgttgttgttttttagtaCTCACGACCTTAAATATCCACTCCATGATGTGCGTAAAGTTTGGCCCAAGTTCACGTTGACATTGTCGAGCTGTAGGTCAAATTTTAAAGGTGCTAATTTAAATTCCTATTGAAATTCCAAAAGTTCCGTCAATCTGCGAgtatttaattcattattaattgcaatacaaaagaaaatcaaaatcaaaacaaaacaccgaaatgcaactgcagcactGCAGCGATAAGACCTTAGGCGACCGCTGGCAGCAACGCTGCGCTGCGATAAGACGGAATCACTAAGTTAGACCTCTGCTGGTCATATGAGGTGATCCTCACTGCGTAACGTTGATGATGTCTGTAATGACCCGCTTACTAAGAGTAACACGCGTTatgatttatagataatatatatatatatatattcagttcgTTTATTCCGATCTATGGTATTCGCACATCCACGCTGCTTGGCAGTCCGCTCAGGAGTAATCCATTCTCTCACTCAGACACTAGGCCATCGGTAGCGTCTCTCCCGTCGCTGCTCTcccgatgcttggttgttggcaacgccggtcgccacatCCCTCCTTTATTAACAAGTTTTAGCTTTAATGGCGGCAGGGGTGGCTGGATCCCGAGGCTTCCTTCTGTGGCCTGGAGTACTGCGTTCTCCGGGGTAGGTGTTGATTCCGGTAAGCTGTCATCTGGTTGCGGCGTTGGGCAGGAGGCTGGATACGTTTGGCTAGCTGGAACTTTCTTAAGATGTGAGGCATTTGTTAGTTTTCTACCACCCCCTTCGATCACCACAATATTATTGTGTCGTTCTAAAACTTCGACAAGACGGAGTTTGATGTAAGTTTGTTTGGGAACACTACGTTTTTCAAAAGCACCTTGTCGCCCACTTCTATATCGACTTCCTTTGCCCCTCTTCTTTTGTCGGCTGCCTGctttcccttatttttttcaataatatcTTTATCTCTCTCTCCAGAGTCTAAGGTATTCTCGCAGATATCCCCAATGCCCGGTATTTTGGCGCAGACCCTGTTGTTCCATGTGGGGTTACGTTGTACATAAGAAcgaatttttggatttcctctttgtagtttttcccatttgcgtATGCTATTTTTAAGCATTTTACAAGGGCTCTGTTCATGTTTTCAACTTCCCCGTTTGCTTGCGGCCAATACGGTGGGGTTCGAACTTGTTTAATGCCGCACGCTTTGCAGTAGTTAGAAAACTCCTCGCTAACATATTGGCGTCCATTATCCGTTCGTAGGTGCTCAGGATATCCCAGTCTACAGAAGATCTCTTTCATTGCCTCTACCAGGGTCGTTGAAGATATGGTTTTAAGAAACTTATGCTCCATATATCGTGAGAAATAGTCAATGAAGACTAGAACATATTCATTGTTGAGAAGCGGACCTAGTAAATCCGACGCTACCCAAATCCAAGGGCCAGTGGGAAAAGGATTCCTGTCCATAGGGGGTGGCCTGATGTCTTGTGATACCAGGCAACAATCTCTGCAAGCTTTGACAAACTTTTCTGCCTATCTGTCTATTTGTGGCCACCATACTTTGGATCGCAGGCGGCGTTTCATTGCTGCCTTCGTGGGCTAACTCCAGTATTTTTACTCTCAGAGATGTTGGCACGACTAGGCGGTTTCCCCTCAAAAGGAGCGAGCCAACCGCTGAAAGCTCATACCGAAACGGGTAGAAGCCCACTGAACTATCGGGCTTCCAGGAGTCGTTCTTCAGGCAACTGATTGCATCCATAATCTCTTCATCCCTCTTGGAAGACTCTGCTATTTCATGAATTGTCATAGATCTTGGGATAGAGCTCTGTACGACGCGAAGGATGCTGCATTCCGTCTTGTGGTCGATTGGTTCTACCGCCGGTAGTTGACAGAGTCGATATGTTGTCTCTTTCGGACTTATAGATAACGGTGAACGTATATGCCTGGAGCCGCAGCAGCCACCTTTCAATGCGAGCTGGGGGCTTGGATGTTGGTTTGAAAATGGCTTCCAAGGGCTTGTGATCAGTTTTCTCGGCTTCGCCCCAGGTGAATTTGCTTTAAGTTTTCAGCAGTTTTCTTTGAGGATCTGTGTGACCTGCAAGGTCCGGAATGAACTTCCCGACGTAGGTCACCAAACCGAGGAAGCTCCGCGtttcttctttgttctttGGGTCTCTGAAAGATCGGATGACGTCAATTTTCTCAGGGTCGACTTCTATTTCCTTGTCGGATAAAATATGTCCGAGGAATTTTAGTTTGCTTGTCTTCCAGatgcacttttctttattcagTAGGACATTATTTTCCTGGAAGATCTGGCATACTTCTTTTACGGCGCTGTCGATTTCGAGGTCAGTTGCGCCAAAGATGATGATATCATCGATGAAGTTCATGGCGTTAGGTACCGCAGATAGCATCTGCTCGAGAAGGCGTTGAAAAATTTCGGGAGCAGAATTTACTCCAAACATCAAACGCTTATAGCGGAAAAGTCCCCTTGGAGCTATGAACGTTGTTATTTCCCGGCTCGATTCATCAAGGGCCAGTTGGTGATAGGCGTCCTTGAGGTCTAGGCGTGCGAAGAATTTAGCCTCTTTGAGTCTGGTCATAAAGCAGTCGAAAGTTGGTAATGGGTAGTTTTCCCGTAGgattgctttgtttgccagtcgCATGTCGACACATAAACGGATGTCCCCGTTCTCCTTAAACGCAAGCACGATGGGAGATATCCAAGCACTCGGGCCCGTGACTGTTCAATTATATCTCGACTCAGGGCTTCATCCAGTTTTTTCATGACTTTGTCCTCGAGCGCTGCCGGGATTCGTCTCACTGGTTGTTGAACGGGTTTCACATCATAATCTATGGAAAGGCTTACttcaatgtttttccattttggaaaAGGCTCCATTTCCTCAATACGGTTAATGTTTCTTCCCAGTCGGAGGACTTTTAATTCTATAGCCGTGTCTCGGCCCAGCAGAGATTGTTCTCCATTTTCAATCACGTAAAATGAGGCTATCTCTTCGGTACCCGGCTCAACGGAAATTGGGGCCTCGAAAATATACATTACTCGTAGTAATTTATTAGAGGCATAGGCTCGGAATTGCTTTTCTGTATGAGTTCTTACGTCAAAGACTGTGGCTTTTCTCTTCACTAGCAGAGACCAGTCCGCGTGGCTGATAAGGTTAAACTTGCACCCCGAGTCAATAATCAAAGAAATTTCACGGCCTCCCACTCGGCATCGTATGAACTCCTCCTCATCTCCGCTTGACACTTTAAAGCAATGTGTCTCGCCCTTTTTGAGTTTGGAGCTGGTGGCCTTCTCTTCGACAGAGCGAATATACGTGCGGGGCCTTTTCAGGTTATTCCTTTGGGACTTAAGGAATCGGTCGTTCAAGTTAGTTCGGCACTTCCTGGCAAAGTGTCCAGGCTTCGAGCATTTATTGCAAGTCACATTTCTTGCCGGACATGATGGgtcgttgtgtgtgtgtccgaattttccacatctggggCACTCCCCACTCTGTTTAAAACCACGATGTGTAATTTTACAGATGGGTTCCGCAATTGGTCTTGATGTTATTTCTTTTGATTCTTTGTTGATCTGCTCCTCAACCTGACATGCTTCGATCACTTCCTCTAGTGAATACTCCTTTCCCAAAAGTCTTTTCTTGAGGTCTAGAGGTGCCCACACATCTATGATTTTATCCTTTAGACATATATTCTCAATCTCCGCTTTTGAGGATCCGAATGCACATCGTTGTATTTGTTGGCGGAGTCGCAGCATGAAATCACCAAAGCTTTCTGTGTCCAACGGTGTCAGGCCTCTGAATAGATGTCTTTCAAACGTTGAGTTTTGCGTCGGTGAgaagtgtttatttaaatggtcGATGAGGATATTATAGATgtcttctttattttcgtcGCTGGGCTCCACCAGCGCACCAGGTAGAGAGTATACTACTGACTGTAGCTGGACTCCTCCCAAAAGCAGTAGCTTACTCCTCTTCCGCTTCTCGGTAACAATACCCTCGGCCTCGAGGTATATTGTAAACGCCCTCAACCACTTCTCCCATTCATTTCGGAGGATTGTCTTGTCGATCACCTCGCACGGAAACGGTTTAATGATACTGTCGGTCATTTTCAATACGGGACCTAGAATTGGGGTTTATGACGAAAGACATTATTAGATTTACGACTTGACTTGTAATTAATACCCGGCTCTCTTAGGAGCTTGTAATTATTACCCAGCCTCAGTTCAATAATACCTCCCATTTACATTTGGGGTTTTGttgtttccgtttttccgtttaaattttatgaattCTTTTGGCTTGTGGAGAGAATGCTGCTCCACCCGACCTTTaacctttttgtttgcaactcAAACCGATTACCCAGCTCTTTTTAAAAGCttgtaatatttttcctttttcctccgttttttttttttttcaaattaaaattttttttaattattaaaatatttatttatttatatatttcgtgttctgtttcttttcttttttttcaaaatatgcttTGGCTTGTACCACTACTCGGCTCCTCTCTTAGAGCTTATAATGCGTACTCGGCCCTTGCAACTCTTTGGTTGCTAGAGAAATTTCTCTCCAGTTCACCTTTCAACCTTGTAAAGAGTATTACTCTTATTGGTTATTTTTCTTATATCCTGGTTGCTAGAGAGTGTCTCTCTAACTCACTTTCTCTTAAGCTTGCGAAGAGTAATCTCTTCACTCAGCCTATCTGTCGgagtgcatgtgtgttggATGAGAGTGAGCGAAAAATTGTGCATATAAAATTTACTCATTCCGCTTTGTTCCTAATTCCGCCTTTTTCCTAATTCATCAAATTTACCAAAGTTTTagttattatcattatcatttaccGATTTTTCCACTCGTCGCCAATGTAATGACCCGCTTACTAAGAGTAACACGCGTTatgatttatagataatatatatatatatattcagttcgTTTATTCCGATCTATGGTATTCGCACATCCACGCTGCTTGGCAGTCCGCTCAGGAGTAATCCATTCTCTCACTCAGATACTAGGCCATCGGTATCGTCTCTCCCGTCGCTGCTCTcccgatgcttggttgttggcaacgccggtcgccacaatgtccaaatataattaaatctGATCCGCCCGTCTAAACTTCTGCACAGTTGAATAATCTGGATGAGCTCTAGCCTTCCAATATATTGGCCAGTTATCATTCGGCAGGTGGCCTGTTGCGTAACTTTTTGGCTGAAGGTTATGTCTTTTGGCCTCTTCTTGATGCGAACTGGGTTTAAACAATGAGCTGATGCGGTGGTCGACGAGACgggtggggggggggggggggggaagTCGGCTGTAGAGCAAGCAAATGCCCATATATTGGCCTTGGCCTTCCTTATGCCTTGGGGTCGAATcccttttccactttcacACAAATCACACacggaaatttatttaaatatcccactcttgttatacccgttactcgtagagtaaaagggtatactagattcgttgaaaagtatgtaacaggcagaaggaagcgtttccgaccatataaagtatatatattcatgatcaggatcaatagctgagtcgatctggccatgtccgtctgtccgtccgtctgtccgtctgtccgtccgtctgtccgtctgtccgtctgtccgtctgtccgtccgtatgaacgtcgagatctcaggaactacaaaaggtagaaagttgagattaagcatactaacttctgagacatagacgcagcgcaagtttgtcgattcatgttgccacgcccactctaacgcccacaaaccgcccaaaactgccacgcccacactattaaaaaattttttgaaattttttcatttttgtattagtcttataaatttctatcgatttaccaaaaaacctttttgccacgcccactctaacgcccacaaaccgcccaaacctgctacgcccacactattaaaaaattttttgaaattttttcatttttgtattagtcttataaatttctatcgatttgccaaaaaactttttgccacgcccactctagcgcccacaaaccgccaaaaactgtcagtgctgaagactccttcgcactttcactagctgagtaacgggtatcagatagtcggggaactcgactatagcgttttctcttgtttttattggattggatatatataattatatctCCACGTGTATATGAAGTTTAATTGGGCAGCGTCAAAAATTATGAGCGTTCGCCAAGAGGTTTTATCTGATAATGAATTAAGCTCTGGGAAGCTGCATGCCGGTGGCCACTGCTATAGGCTTTCCATTCCCTAACTGTACAATCGTACGATCATATTCTGTCCTGATTGGTCTAAGACAATTCTCTCACTTTTTGGGATATACAAAAGCTGCTATAATTTAGGGCGAGGGTGTCTTGAAGAGTTATTGCAGTGTAAAGTTTAAGTTGGTCACTACAAACATTagaaatatgcaaacaaatcgatttttttaaacCGTGAAGATAGACGACCCTTTTAAGGCGATACATTcataaacaacatttaaaaatatatttttttaaaatcatatacattaaaaatttattctAGTGTGGCTAGTGTGCTTTCTGGGAGTGTACAATGTGTTATCCAGCATTTACTGCGAGGATCAGGGAAAACCCAGAAAAACCTGATCAGATTAAATTTCAAAGACAAACTTAATTACATTGAATATTTTGGATTAACAATTTTTCAGTACTTTAAAATGTTAagtattaaaaacaaaataaaaattaaattcaatcactTAAATAGTTATAACTGCATATAATATTCAGCTTTTCAGTAATCTGTCATCAGTCCTCAGCTACCTGTTGCAATGCCATTTTAGTTCGCAATTTCATGAATCTTGCCGCAGGTAAAGGGTTTGTCATTATATCTGCAAGTGGGCTTTCGTGGATATATACTCAATAAAAATCACATTATTTTCAACTCTCTATTGCTCTATTTGAAGCTGTAAGGGAAGCCCTTTGGATAAAGTTTGATCTCTtgcaaaatgatattttatatcaatGTGTTTTGTTCTTTTATGACATGAGGGATTATTTGCCATGCTAATACAACTTTGGTTATTCTCATAGATTTTAATGGGTCTGTCAAGCTTTATATTTACACTATTCAGAAGTGACTTTAGCCCAAGAGCTTCCCTTACAGCTTCAAATAGAGCAATATAATCTTCTTCAAAGCTGCAACTGAATTTTGCGTTTTGGTTTTCTAGCcaataatgtttaaattaaacattttaaataaatagccCGTTGTACTTTTTCTGTCTATTTCATTGTCACCCCAATCAGAGTCTACATAGCCTACTAATATATTTCAACATAGAGAATTTTTCTTACATATCAATTTCATATCAATGCTTCCTTTCAAGTGTCTCAAGTGTCTCTTTTTAAACATTGCCATATTTCTGTATTATTCTTGCTATTATATCTACTTAAAATATTAACTGCTGTAGGTGAATCGGGACGTGTACATAACATTATGTACATTAAACAGCCAATTAGATTGCGACATTGCGCATTAGAGCTCTCATCTGAGTCAAGTGACTaatagtttaatttattaaatttattcaaaactcTTTTAGCATAAGCAGATGGacttaaacaaattttgccTTCAGACATTTCCATTATTAGACCAACAAGGTCAGtcattttaaactttttcattAAGAACTGTTTAATACTTATCATCCTATTCATGTTTCCCTTTGCTATAACTACATCATCGACATATAAAAGCACATATATGCTTTCCTTGACATCTCCTTtgtcaagtatatatatacagcgATCTACCGAAGAGTTTACAAAACCACATTCATTTAGTACTTGCTTAAATACTTCAAACCAGCATCTAGCTGAGTCCGTAAATATCTTTGTTTAATTTAGATACATTTTCACCACTGCAAGGTACACCTTGAGGTAGTCGCATATATATTGTAatgaactgattttgttggtctgctcgctcGGAATAagtgcggctagctcagaagatttcgtgtgttcgtcccaccaaatttatattaaaacgtgatcacccggttaccatTAACAACACGTTGCAGTTCTCGTTTCTTTGATCTTTATTCTTGCCTAGATGTATACTGTGATTTGATTTTCCGGACGTGTCCGCTCTGCCGTCGTGGAGCtggaccctcgcctggtactgTCTCGGCCACACGTGGTTGGTGGTGAGAAGAAAGGCTGTGGGCTTAGGGATGCGTCATCGTTCCCAGACTAAGGTGAACAAGGCTCTTAAGGCGTACGCTTCGCTAGCTGCAACCTCCTGTCCCCTGCTCTGTTCCGGCCGGTTCCGCCAGACGCCTGTTCACTTCCTATCGACGCTCCGCGCAATCGCCCGGTTTACGCCGCAGTCTCTGTAGCAAGGCGCacagtgaaagacgaacgttccaccttaccttttctctcctgctgGTGCAGACGGACCTGGGTGGTTTGCTCAGCGGCTTCGTTCTGCtttctcgccgctctcgtcgtcctgagtGCTCCGGGCCGTGTCGCAGGGCGCCCGTCACTTGGACTAAGGATTGTcgtcgtacgcagactcacggtAGCTAACGGTtgcgatccccaaggcaaacgcctggtgaaacaacaacacgccaaccccacgtctgctctgactgttggcgccggtaccacgtCTGCTCGGTTCGCACGGACACTCCAGGCAACCGCCAGGTTCACGTACGTAGTCGACCGGGTCTTCACCACAATTCCTGCCGCCTCTTCGGGACCTTCTTCGGTTTGGATGCTTCCTTTGCCTGCTAAATGCTTCCGGACTaaccgtgcttcgtcgtattggacctcagctacctgtgtctcaattcggagaatttccttgtcccgaacgtcttgacgtagcgatcttgttcCTTGCTGACTAGCACGGCGGTAGCTCCCTTGCTGACTTCGTTTCTTcacgttgttgactcgtatactcgttctccttgactgtccagcCTCCAGCGATCGGCTGGAGGCCACCTTTAACGATTTATCCCTCttgtctccagtctccggatccaaactccacggttttaccgttgggccggtccaaagtccagcttggtCTGGTCCAAAGTCCATCGGATAGCTTTATTCTCCTTACCCTGGCACGTCGACGCCTACTGTTATCTTGCCGTCATGCTCGTGCcgtctccctctcgctctccatgTTCACTCCTTCAAACCGTCtgttctccaaactctctttctactgGTTctgtttctccaaactctctttctaccggttcagtttctccaaactctctttctctctttctaCCATCAGTTTTATGATGTTCGCAAGGATCCCAAAGAAGGTTCAGTGTTTTAGAGTCAGAGCGTCTGCTTAGTTAGAGTTACTTTATTCGAATGTTTCTTATGCGCTCAACTTGGGCTGAGCTGACCCTTATATATagtacttattattatatacatatagttccataaacatatacatatgtatgcagaaggcataCCACATtaccacttgagctgcaaagtgcatgctcagcattcccacgctccgcgatcggcttatgtataagaGTTAGATCATATTACTTGAGGGCAGGAACACTTGTGTAAttgttggtggtcttttgggtacttgaacgttatgtttattatgacaaagtgtcacaatgttttgaaGATATGTTGTACACattaatttagtatatttatagggtagatatgctacacctccctttttaaagaaatgacgtAATACATGTAGTCATTTAGTTctcaaaattaatatttttaaaaattaattaaatgttttttaaatgatattgatttttcttattaattatttgcaatGTTTTGTCtcaaagcatttttgtgtaatgacagaataataaaaaaaattatgttgAAATACgttacttttttgttttatgtttaactttCTTAGAGggaaaaagaattttttttttgttttgcttttttttttgtgttttatttttgtggttgATCAGACCTTTTCTTAAGTGAAATGAAACGTTTCattgattatatatttttagtctatccttatgtactttttgtttctttttctttgtATCTCTAATTACTATGTTATCTCTGTCTTCTATGGTTTCTACAGTATAAGGACCTAAATATACTGGATCTAACTTATGACCCGTTTCGTTCCTTAGTATAACTTtatctcctatttttaattgaaaatctaAAGTTTTCATATCATAAAGTTGTTTTCTATAAGATTTCGCTTTTTCTAACATAAGTCTAGCTCTTGTATATGCTATTTGtaatctaaattttatttccttagaATAATCTTCTACATTATACAGTGGTTCTATTCTatctgttttattaaaatttgcgaactGCCTTGGTAATCTTCCAAAGACTAGTTGATATGGACAGTAATCATGCATGACTTatggtgttgtgttgaaacaatatgtaaaatattgtatccaaacgtcccaatcagttttatctGCAGAGATGTATGAACGAATGTATTCATTGAATGTTCTa
This genomic stretch from Drosophila teissieri strain GT53w chromosome 2L, Prin_Dtei_1.1, whole genome shotgun sequence harbors:
- the LOC122624337 gene encoding uncharacterized protein LOC122624337 — its product is MGGIIELRLGPVLKMTDSIIKPFPCEVIDKTILRNEWEKWLRAFTIYLEAEGIVTEKRKRSKLLLLGGVQLQSVVYSLPGALVEPSDENKEDIYNILIDHLNKHFSPTQNSTFERHLFRGLTPLDTESFGDFMLRLRQQIQRCAFGSSKAEIENICLKDKIIDVWAPLDLKKRLLGKEYSLEEVIEACQVEEQINKESKEITSRPIAEPICKITHRGFKQSGECPRCGKFGHTHNDPSCPARNVTCNKCSKPGHFARKCRTNLNDRFLKSQRNNLKRPRTYIRSVEEKATSSKLKKGETHCFKVSSGDEEEFIRCRVGGREISLIIDSGCKFNLISHADWSLLVKRKATVFDVRTHTEKQFRAYASNKLLRVMYIFEAPISVEPGTEEIASFYVIENGEQSLLGRDTAIELKVLRLGRNINRIEEMEPFPKWKNIEVSLSIDYDVKPVQQPVRRIPAALEDKVMKKLDEALSRDIIEQLKEAKFFARLDLKDAYHQLALDESSREITTFIAPRGLFRYKRLMFGVNSAPEIFQRLLEQMLSAVPNAMNFIDDIIIFGATDLEIDSAVKEVCQIFQENNVLLNKEKCIWKTSKLKFLGHILSDKEIEVDPEKIDVIRSFRDPKNKEETRSFLGLVTYVGNKFTWGEAEKTDHKPLEAIFKPTSKPPARIERWLLRLQAYTFTVIYKSERDNISTLSTTGGRTNRPQDGMQHPSRRTELYPKIYDNS